From a single Nissabacter sp. SGAir0207 genomic region:
- a CDS encoding MmcQ/YjbR family DNA-binding protein has product MTSSELLDYCMSKPGAEQSVDNQWNANQVKVGEMMFAMVSPLQERPAITLKTSPELAEELRNKHPEIVPAEHMNKAHWNTIFLDGDLPDSHFYHLIDSSYQLVVTALPEEVRQDLGV; this is encoded by the coding sequence ATGACCAGTTCAGAGCTGCTCGACTACTGCATGTCCAAGCCGGGCGCGGAGCAGAGCGTGGATAACCAATGGAACGCCAATCAGGTAAAGGTCGGCGAGATGATGTTCGCGATGGTAAGCCCCTTGCAGGAGCGCCCGGCGATCACGCTGAAGACCAGCCCGGAGCTGGCCGAGGAGTTGCGCAACAAGCACCCGGAGATTGTGCCAGCGGAGCACATGAACAAGGCGCACTGGAACACCATTTTCCTCGACGGCGACCTGCCGGATTCCCACTTCTACCACCTGATCGATAGCTCCTACCAACTGGTGGTCACCGCGCTGCCGGAAGAGGTGCGGCAGGATCTGGGCGTCTAG
- a CDS encoding amino acid aminotransferase, with amino-acid sequence MFQNVDAYAGDPILSLMESFKQDPREQKVNLSIGLYYNEQGIIPQMQAVERAERQLSDTPHGASVYLPMEGLTAYRSAIQHLLFGAAHPALAEGRIATIQTVGGSGALKVGADFLKRYFPESEVWVSNPTWENHIAIFAGAGFNVHTYPYFDADSLGVNVPAMLESLQQLPPKSIVLLHPCCHNPTGSDLTPAEWDQVIEVAKARELIPFLDIAYQGFGAGMEEDAYAIRAMAQAGLPCLVSNSFSKIFSLYGERVGGLSVVCENADAAGRVLGQLKATVRRNYSSPPNFGAQVVGKVLNDAELNALWLAEVEEMRTRILEMRKTLVAKLKVALPARNFDYLLEQRGMFSYTGFSEAQVDRLRDEFGVYLIASGRVCMAGLNHGNVQRVAEAFAAVQ; translated from the coding sequence GTGTTCCAAAATGTTGATGCCTATGCAGGTGACCCCATTCTCTCGCTGATGGAGAGCTTCAAACAGGATCCGAGGGAGCAGAAGGTTAACCTGAGCATCGGGCTTTATTACAACGAGCAGGGCATCATCCCGCAGATGCAGGCCGTTGAACGCGCCGAGCGTCAGCTGAGTGACACGCCGCACGGTGCGTCAGTTTACCTGCCGATGGAGGGCCTGACCGCCTACCGCAGCGCCATCCAGCACCTGCTGTTCGGTGCGGCGCACCCGGCACTGGCCGAGGGGCGCATCGCCACCATCCAGACCGTCGGCGGCTCAGGCGCGCTGAAAGTGGGCGCGGACTTCCTCAAGCGCTACTTCCCGGAATCTGAGGTGTGGGTGAGCAACCCGACCTGGGAGAACCACATCGCGATCTTCGCGGGCGCGGGCTTCAACGTGCACACCTATCCCTACTTTGACGCCGACAGCCTGGGCGTGAACGTGCCCGCGATGCTGGAGAGCCTGCAACAGCTGCCGCCAAAAAGCATCGTGCTGCTGCACCCCTGCTGCCACAACCCGACCGGCTCTGACCTGACCCCGGCAGAGTGGGATCAGGTGATTGAGGTGGCGAAGGCGCGTGAGCTGATCCCGTTCCTCGACATCGCCTATCAGGGCTTTGGCGCGGGCATGGAAGAGGATGCCTACGCGATCCGCGCGATGGCGCAGGCTGGCCTGCCGTGTCTGGTCAGCAACTCCTTCTCCAAGATCTTCTCGCTGTATGGCGAGCGCGTCGGCGGCCTCTCGGTGGTGTGCGAGAACGCCGACGCCGCAGGCCGCGTGCTCGGCCAGCTGAAGGCCACCGTGCGCCGCAACTACTCCAGCCCGCCGAACTTTGGCGCGCAGGTGGTGGGCAAGGTGCTGAACGACGCAGAGCTGAACGCCCTGTGGCTGGCGGAAGTGGAAGAGATGCGCACCCGCATTCTGGAGATGCGCAAAACGCTGGTCGCCAAACTGAAGGTGGCGCTGCCCGCGCGCAACTTCGACTACCTGCTGGAGCAGCGCGGCATGTTCAGCTACACCGGCTTTAGCGAAGCGCAGGTTGACCGCCTGCGTGACGAGTTCGGCGTCTACCTGATTGCCAGCGGCCGCGTCTGCATGGCTGGCCTGAACCACGGCAACGTGCAGCGCGTGGCGGAAGCCTTCGCCGCCGTGCAGTAA
- a CDS encoding secondary thiamine-phosphate synthase enzyme YjbQ has product MWHQHTLTLSAKPRGFHLVTDEVVGKLEGLARLETGLLHLLLLHTSASLTLNENCDPTVRGDMERHFLRQVPENANYEHDYEGPDDMPAHIKSSLLGASLMLPVRHGKLVLGTWQGIWLGEHRNHGGQRRIVATLQGEPK; this is encoded by the coding sequence ATGTGGCATCAACATACCCTGACCCTGAGCGCCAAACCGCGTGGGTTCCATCTGGTGACTGACGAGGTGGTCGGCAAGCTGGAGGGGCTGGCACGGCTGGAGACCGGCCTGCTGCACCTGCTGCTGTTGCACACCTCCGCCTCACTGACGCTGAATGAGAACTGTGACCCAACGGTGCGCGGCGACATGGAGCGGCACTTCTTGCGGCAGGTGCCGGAGAACGCCAATTACGAACATGATTATGAGGGGCCGGATGACATGCCGGCCCATATTAAATCGTCGCTGCTGGGCGCATCACTGATGCTGCCGGTGCGGCATGGGAAACTGGTGCTCGGCACCTGGCAGGGCATCTGGCTGGGTGAGCATCGCAATCACGGCGGCCAGCGGCGCATCGTCGCCACCTTACAAGGGGAACCCAAATGA